In Tripterygium wilfordii isolate XIE 37 chromosome 15, ASM1340144v1, whole genome shotgun sequence, one DNA window encodes the following:
- the LOC120015971 gene encoding ras-related protein Rab7, whose product MSLRRRTLLKVIVLGDSGVGKTSLMNQYVHKKFSLQYKATIGADFVTKELQIDDRIVTLQIWDTAGQERFQSLGVAFYRGADCCVLVYDVNVMRSFDTLDNWHDEFLKQANPADPKTFPFILLGNKIDIDGGNSRVVSEKKAKEWCASKGNIAYFETSAKEDYNVDAAFLCIAKTALANEHEQDIYFQGIAEAVSETEQRPGCAC is encoded by the exons ATGTCACTGCGTAGACGTACCTTGCTCAAGGTCATCGTCCTCGGCGACAGTGG GGTTGGAAAGACATCGTTGATGAATCA ATATGTGCACAAGAAATTTAGTCTGCAGTATAAAGCTACCATTGGTGCTGATTTCGTCACTAAAGAACTCCAAATTGATGACAGAATCGTCACTCTACAG ATATGGGACACAGCTGGGCAAGAAAGATTTCAGAGTCTTGGGGTAGCATTTTACAGAGGTGCAGATTGCTGTGTTCTTGTTTATGATGTCAATGTGATGAGGTCATTTGATACCCTCGACAATTGGCATGACGAATTTCTTAAACAG GCAAACCCAGCTGATCCCAAGACATTTCCTTTTATATTGCTTGGAAACAAGATTGACATTGATGGTGGGAATAGTCGAGTG GTTTCTGAGAAGAAAGCAAAGGAGTGGTGTGCATCAAAAGGAAACATAGCTTACTTCGAGACATCGGCAAAAGAGGATTATAATGTTGATGCTGCATTCTTGTGTATTGCCAAAACTGCTCTCGCCAATGAGCACGAACAGGATAT